AAAAGAACATCATTTGAATGTGATTGATGAGTATATTGATGACGGCTGGTCGGGAACAAATTTTGAAAGACCGAGTTTCCAGAGAATGATTGAAGATATAGAGGCAGGAAAAATCAACTGTGTTGTAACGAAAGACCTTTCCCGACTTGGCAGAAATTATATTATGACAGGACAATATACAGAATTGTATTTTCCCAGCCATAATGTCCGTTACATAGCGATTGACGACGGTGTAGACAGCGAAAAAGGCGAAAGTGAGATTGCACCATTTAAGAATATCATCAATGAATGGGTGGCAAGAGATACAAGCCGTAAAGTGAAATCGGCATTTAAGACAAAATTTGCAGAGGGTGCGTATTATGGGGCTTATGCTCCGTTAGGATATAAAAAACACCCCGACATCAAAGGAAAACTGCTGGTTGATGAGGAAACAAAATGGATTGTTGAAAAAATCTTCTCCCTAGCCTATCAAGGTTACGGTAGTGCCAAAATCACAAAGGTACTGCGAGAAGAAAAAGTTCCGACAGCGTCTTGGCTGAATTTCACAAGGTACGGTACTTTTGCACACATCTTTGAGGGAAAGCCCGACAGCAAGCGTTATGAGTGGACGATTGCTCATGTTAAGGCAATTTTAAAAAGTGAAGTCTATATCGGAAACAGCGTTCATAATCGACAATCAACAGTTTCATTCAAGAGCAAGAAAAAAGTGCGTAAGCCCGAAAGTGAATGGTTTCGAGTAGAAAATACCCACGAACCGATTATTGACAAAGAAGTGTTCTATCGTGTGCAGGAACAGATAAAATCAAGGCGTAGACAGACAAAGGAAAAAGCAACGCCGATATTTGCAGGGCTTGTCAAGTGTGCGGATTGTGGCTGGTCTATGCGGTTTGCGACAAATAAGGCAAATAAAACGCCATACAGTTATTATGCTTGCAGTTACTACGGGCAGTTTGGCAAAGGTACTTGTTCTATGCACTATATCCGTTATGATGTGTTGTATCAAGCCGTATTGGAACGATTGCAGTATTGGGCTAAGGCAGTACAGCAGGACGAAGAAAAGGTGTTGAATAAGATACAAAAGGCTGGCAATGCAGAGCGAATACGGGAAAAGAAGAAAAAGGCAAGTGCTTTGAAGAAGGCCGAGAACCGTCAAAATGAAATTGACCGCTTGTTTGCGAAAATGTACGAAGATAGAGCCTGTGAGAAGATAACGGAACGAAACTTCATCATGCTGTCGGGAAAATATCAGAAAGAACAGATAGAACTGGAACAGCAGATAACCAACCTAAGAGAAGAATTAAGTAAAATGGAACAGGATATGATAGGTGCTGAAAAGTGGATTGAGTTAATCAAGGAGTATTCCGTACCAAAGGAACTGACAGCACCGTTATTAAATGCAATGATAGAAAAAATCCTTATTCATGAAGCAACAACGAATGAGGACAATGAAAGAATACAAGAAATAGAGATATACTACCGATTTATTGGAAAAGTAGACTGATAAAGAGGGTTCATATCTTTAACTAAGGGAAACTGGATCGAATATGCCGGATCTAAGTATATTGGTTGAACTTGCTGATTATTATGACATTGAAATAAAAGAGCTCCTGGATGGAGAAAGGAGTTCGACCATGAACAAAGAGATGAAAGAAACATTAAACAAAGTAGCTGATTATGAAGATTGGGTAAAAGCAAAAAGCTTTAAAAGCCGGAAATCTTGCTTTTGCATCTATGTTCCTGATCAGTGTTGTAGCTATTATCATACAGCTTCTATTGGCAGTAAATCTTCGTCTGGTGCTAGGTGAAACGTTAATTGCTCTGGTAGGCGGAATTGTATATGCGTTTATTATGGTACATAATGGCATTTGGGATAAAGGCTTGTCTGCGAGAGAGGCACTATGGAGAGATTTCCTTACCAGTGTGATCTGTGCAGGAATTTTCTCTGTGTTTTATGGTATCTGCCTGAGAAGAATGGGGGCAACCGAGAAGCAAACGATATATTTCGCTTTACTTTTTCTGGGTGGAATTACAATCGTGGCATTTATTGTTCTCAGAGTATTATCATATTTTAACCGGAACAGACGCCGGATTTCAGTTAATGAGGAGCAAAGAGATATTCCAACGACAAAGACAGGCAGTACAAAAATTTACAACGCTAAAGATATAGTAGAAGCGGGAAGAATTATAGAACTTTTAAAAGAACAAGGAATTGCTGCTTTTTCACAGGAAGCGAGTGCAAGCGTCGCTATGCATGGTGCACCGGGATTTGGTATGTATGGTGTGGATGTATTGGTGGAAGGTGATGAAGCGAAAAAGGCAATACAGATTATCGAAGCCGCAGATGATTCTCAAAGCAAAGAAAAATTTTGACATTTCTATGGAACCGTGATAATATGATTATAGAAAAAGAGTGCTACCGATAGACGGTTAGTCCGATATAAAGTTAGACAAAAATTGCCGCTTAGTTTACCAGACTGGGGCGGCTATTTTTGTGGTTTATGATTATCCTTACCGAATGTGTATCCGATACTAAAGCAGGTTAAGCCGAAGCCCACTACTGCTATAAAATCTACAATACTCATTGGCTTAGCCCTCCTTTCCAGTGGATTCCCGTTCGGGTTTCTATGTAATCAGAGGGTCACAGTCCCTCTGCTGAAGGACTAACCGCCTACCGTTGTATGGTAGCACCCATGCACTGATTATAACAGTCAGAGTGTATGGCTACAACAGCAAATTAAAGTAAGTGCAACTATAATAATTGAATTATGTAGGATACTTGCCGATATTGAAAAAAATAACAGTGGAATAAACTTCGGATTGGGAAGTAAATGATATATGGAAATTTTAACTACTAGGGAATGGGCAACTGTGATCTGGGCATTTATTTTATTTGTGTATGCAATGGTACATAGACAGATTAGAGAGGCATTTTGGAATGTTGTAAAAATATTCTTTGGTAAGAAGTTAAGAATACTTTGGGGGATTATTTTCCTTTATGTTTTGGGTATAACTTTAATATTTTATCAGTTACCGTTTTGGGATAATGCTTTTATTAAAGATATTATAGTTTGGTTTGTCTTTTCAGGTTTGATATACTGCATGAATGCTGTTTCAAAAGAGGCAGATGAGGAATATATTAGAAAAGTTTTAAAAGATAATTTGAAATTGACGATTGTTTTGGAATTTATTATTAGCACATTTACTTTCAACATATGGGTTGAATTGGTAATTATTCCGATCACAACAATAATTGTAATTATGAATGTAATTGCAGAGCGCGAAGAGGAGTATGAGAAAGTACATAAGTTGCTAGATATGGTTCTTGCGGTGGCAGGATTTTGGATACTATACGAGACTATAAAGATTGGAATACATGAATATAAAGAACTGGATGCATTAAATACTTTTATTAGTTTTATGATTCCTATTGTGTATTTAATACTAATTATACCGTTAGAATACATACTTGAACTTTATCCAAAATATGAAGTGTTGTTTGTCAGGATGTCATTTAAGGAAGCAAAAGATAAAAAAATTCAAAGAAGACATCGTTGGCTTGTGATAAAAGTATGTAAACTTTCAGTGCATAAAGTGATGCTCTTTCAAAAGAAATATTGGTGCAAAATGTATAGTAGAATGTCTGTAGCAGAATTTGAGAATCTGATAAAAGAATTCAGGGGCGAATGCAATAATGAGAGATAATTTCTGTATTTCGGAATAAATAATTGGATTGATATATGAGTACATTTTGAGTGCAATTTTTATGCCAGTCAAAATTATGCCTGCTAATATGGCGAATACAACAATGAAAAGTAGCGAAAACGCTATTGAAATTACAGAAATCAATCTCCTGTGAGACGAGTTTGAGTAAGTGGAAATAGAAGAGCCCTTAGCTGTGGGTAAAAACTCATAGCTAAGGGCTTTTGATGGGACTTTTGCCCATATTTGCGAGGTATCAGACTTTGGGTAATGGTTTTAATAACACCGTTATTCCTAAAGCCGCTGGAATTATCAGTGGCAAGATTATCCATGCACTCTGGAACAGTACCCAGGAAAGAATCGAAAGAATAGAGAAAATTGTTATTTTTACATAGGCATCTGCTTTTAGCTTCTGTTTTTTCAGCATTACGATAGAGGATATTAACAGAATCAGGAATATTACAAATAATAAAACAATCCCTACTGCCAGCAAAAAGGCTACAACTCCCGTCATTCCTCCAAGCAATGCTGTAAGCGAGCCTGGAAAGATAAGATATCCGCCTATGTAGTCTCCATTTCCTCCAGAGTTGGTTGCCAGATTTATACCAGCTGTTGTGATTTTTGCAGCATGTCTGACAAGAAATAAAGATGCAATTCCGGCACAGAGAAAAAATGTCGTATAAATACCAATGAGTATTGTGGAAATTAGTGATCCAAGAGGGATTTTTTTTATCATTCATAGTATAAGTCCATTCTTTCTGCCATAGAAATAATTGATGGGATTGCGTATGGATATCCGTTATCTTCATTTACTGCAAGCACACCGTGCCTGCTACACTTCTGAAGTCCCTTAACTGCTTAAATTTATATTATTATACAACTTTTTTTGATTCTTAGACAAGATGTGACCTTGGAATATTTAGTTTTGCAAGTGGGTTTTGTTTATTGTATTTTGCAATATAGCGTTGCATTCCTGAGCGAACTCGCTTATGATTTGAGTCGAAACATATTGTTATTATTCACAGCTACGGAGAAAGTGTTATCATTTCTGATAACAAATAATCTCTAAACAGAATTGATTAGTAATTGTCGGATTCGAGTAGTAAACAGGGAGCCGGGGAGTTGCTTTGATAGCGGGCTTCCCGGCTCTTGGTGTGTGGTGTGATACCTTTTTGATACCTGAACAAATTATTCATCTTCGCCCTTAACATCAAGAGCTGTGGCAATTCAATGTTTTATTATGATTGTATAAACATGGTGCTAGCACCATGTGACAAGAACTAATAAGAGAAATTCTTTATGGTATGAATGACTCTAAAAGGGATCTGATTAGTCGATGAATACTGGGATTGCGGTAGGAAAGAGTTCATTGGATGAAATAAAATAGGTTGTATTTATCCTAAAATTTTCATATAATATAAAAAAGGAGATGATCACATGACGATAGATACAAATACCATGGTTTCAATTTCAGAAGCCAACCAGAATTTTTCAAAGGTTGCAAGACTGGTGGACGAGCGTGGATCAGCAGTTATTTTGAAGAATAATGTTCCAAGATACATTGTGATAGATTTTAGTAAAATGGATGAAGATGTTGTTGCGTTGGATGAAGACGTACTGAGTATATCGAAAAAACTTATGGAGCAAAACCGAGAAGCATATGAGGTATTGGCTAAATGAAGAGATTAAGCAAAGAACAGATTCTCTTGCTTCATTCTCAACTTATTCAGCAAACAGGCGGAAGTGATGGTGTCAGAGATTATGCTTTGCTGGAATCAGCAATAGAGGCACCATTTCAATCTTTTGGTGGCGACGAGTTATATCCAACGATACAGGCTAAAGCAGCAAGATTGGGATATGGTTTAATAAAAAACCATTGTATACAAA
Above is a window of Oscillospiraceae bacterium NTUH-002-81 DNA encoding:
- a CDS encoding recombinase family protein gives rise to the protein MKQQIYNTALYLRLSRDDELQGESSSITTQRSMLRLYAKEHHLNVIDEYIDDGWSGTNFERPSFQRMIEDIEAGKINCVVTKDLSRLGRNYIMTGQYTELYFPSHNVRYIAIDDGVDSEKGESEIAPFKNIINEWVARDTSRKVKSAFKTKFAEGAYYGAYAPLGYKKHPDIKGKLLVDEETKWIVEKIFSLAYQGYGSAKITKVLREEKVPTASWLNFTRYGTFAHIFEGKPDSKRYEWTIAHVKAILKSEVYIGNSVHNRQSTVSFKSKKKVRKPESEWFRVENTHEPIIDKEVFYRVQEQIKSRRRQTKEKATPIFAGLVKCADCGWSMRFATNKANKTPYSYYACSYYGQFGKGTCSMHYIRYDVLYQAVLERLQYWAKAVQQDEEKVLNKIQKAGNAERIREKKKKASALKKAENRQNEIDRLFAKMYEDRACEKITERNFIMLSGKYQKEQIELEQQITNLREELSKMEQDMIGAEKWIELIKEYSVPKELTAPLLNAMIEKILIHEATTNEDNERIQEIEIYYRFIGKVD
- a CDS encoding type II toxin-antitoxin system Phd/YefM family antitoxin, whose protein sequence is MTIDTNTMVSISEANQNFSKVARLVDERGSAVILKNNVPRYIVIDFSKMDEDVVALDEDVLSISKKLMEQNREAYEVLAK
- a CDS encoding DUF2007 domain-containing protein gives rise to the protein MFLISVVAIIIQLLLAVNLRLVLGETLIALVGGIVYAFIMVHNGIWDKGLSAREALWRDFLTSVICAGIFSVFYGICLRRMGATEKQTIYFALLFLGGITIVAFIVLRVLSYFNRNRRRISVNEEQRDIPTTKTGSTKIYNAKDIVEAGRIIELLKEQGIAAFSQEASASVAMHGAPGFGMYGVDVLVEGDEAKKAIQIIEAADDSQSKEKF